DNA from Magnolia sinica isolate HGM2019 chromosome 19, MsV1, whole genome shotgun sequence:
GTGTTTCTCCTTGGGGCGCACCAGTGCTATTCGtcaagaagaaggacggatcCCTAAGATTGTGCATCGACTATCGTCGCCTAAATCAAgcaacagtgaagaacaagtatcctctcccCCGTATCGACGACCTATTCGACCAATTAAAGGGAGcacaattcttttcaaagattgatctgaGATCGGGATACCATCAATTGAGAATTAAGGACGAGGATATACCTAAGACCGCATTTAGAACAAGGTACGGACATTTCGAATTTCTGGTAATGCCCTTCGGTCTCACGAATGCCCCGGCCGTTtttatggatctcatgaaccgtaTCTTTAGACCGTTCCTCGACAAATTCGtcatagtcttcatcgatgacatcctaATCTACTCCCGAAGCAAAGAAGAACACGAGGTTCACTTACGAAAGGTCCTGAACTTGCTGAAGGAAAATCAACTATACGCTAAACTCTcgaagtgtgagttctggaaggaagaagtcaggTTCCTAGGACACGTGGTGAATCGTCAAGGCGTCGCAGTAGACCCGGCCAAGGTGGAGGCTGTCCTCCAATGGGCCAGACCGGATACCGTCACTGAGATTAGAAGTTTTCTGGGGTTAGCAGggtactatcgacgattcatcaAGGAGTTTTCCAAAATAGCCCGGCCACTAACCAACCTAACGAAGAAAAATGTACGGTTCCAATGGGATGGAAAGGCCGAAGAAGCCTTCCAAGAACTCAAGAAAAGGCTAACTTCCTCCCCCATACTCACCCTACCCGAGGAAGGAGTAGAATTTACGGTTTATACGGACGCCTCCCTTGAAGGCCTGGGGTGCGTGCTTATGCAGAACAATAAGGTGATCGCGTATGCGTCCAGACAGTTGAAAGTACACGAACAAAATTATCCAACACATGACCTGGAACTAGCGGCCGTGGTGTTTGCTCTAAAAATGTGGAGACATTATTTGTATGGGGAACAATTCAAGCTTAACACAGATCACAAAAGCCTAAAGTACTTGTTCGACCAAAAGGACTTAAATATGCgacaacgccgatggatggaaacactaAAGGACTACAAGTTTGAAATACAATACCACCCAGGGAAGGCAAACGTAGTGGCTGACGCACTCAGTCGCAAGAAATCTCACATTTCGGCAGCCACAATTGCACTCGAGGAATGGGAAATGCTggaattcataaaggactttaatatCCAGCTAGACCTAGGAGAAGGGAACGTACTGCTCGGAAATCTATCCATGGAACCCTCACTGCTTCATCAAATCATTGAAGCACAGAGACAAGACGAAGAGCTGCAGGAGCGTTATTTGAAAGCAATAGAGAACCGGGATTCACGATGGCACGTGGGCTCGGATGGTGGACTTAGATGTCGGGATAGGTTATGCGTACCCAACAAGCCAGAGATAAGATTAGCTGTATTGGACGAAGCCCATCGATCCAGATTAACCATCCATCCTGGGAGCACCAAAATGTACCAAGACGTAAAACGTCATtattggtggaataatatgaaaCGAGAAATCGCCGCTTATGTGGCTAAATGCCTCACTTGCCAACAGGTAAAGGCCGAACATCAAAAACCAGCTGGGCTGCTACAACCGCTCGAGATAACCTTATGGAAATGGGACTCTATATCAATGGACTTCATAGTAGGACTCCCAAAAATAAGAAGAAGCCCCGATTCAATATGGGTAATAGTGGACCGATTGACTAAGTCAGCTCACTTTATACCCATGAAAATCACTGCCTCAATGAACGAATTGGCAGAATTGTACATCAAAAATGTGGTACGACTTCACGGAGTTCCATCTACGATCTATGTAGCGCGAGGACTCCGTTTCACCTCAAATCTGCTGGAGCGTAAACTACAAACAAGATAGGGACTTCACGAATCACGGATCGCTTTCCACCCCATGGACGGACAATACGAAGAGTGAATCAAGTACTCAAGGACATGTTAAGAacatgtattttggatttcaagggCACTAGGACGACTATCTTCACCTCACCGAATTCTAACGAAGAAAATTCCAACAAGTATTGCAATGGCCATTGGAAAGGCCATAGAGACCTTGCCAACCGATTTGGGCATAGGAAGAAGTCACACTTCCTCCCATAGTTCACCTACTCGAGGAAGGATGTAGAATATTATTCGGTTTTATAAGAAACCATATACCACTTGATAAGGCTTAGTGGGTACGATTGCAATTATGCAACAATAAGGTATGCTTATGCCAACAGATTAAGTAACAACTGATAAATTATCGAACTACATGACCTGAGAATAGCGGCGTTAGATTTTGTCTAAAATTAGGATGTACATTACCTTTGATACATGGGACAGAACAATTCAACTTAACATGTATCACAAGAGCCTTTGAAAGTACTTGATCGATCCAAGAAGGACTTAAATATGCGACAACAGTTCGATGGAGAAAACGAATAGTAACTACAAAGTTTGAAATACAATACACCCAGGAAGCATAATAGGATGACAGAATAATGCATCAAGAAATCTCACATTTCGGCAGCACAATTGAACTCTCGAGAATGGAATCCATGTCCAAATGTGAATTCTAAATGGATTTATATCCAACTAGACTAGAGAAAGAAGGTGACACATCGAAGTATGCGGAACATCATATCATTGGAGCCCTCAACCTTATGCAAATTTTGAAGCGCCAGAGTTCGGTAGAAGTGAGCTGCAGTTGAGCAGGTAATTTGAAATCAATAGATGACGTGACTTCAGATGGCACTGTTGGCACTGGATGGTGGACAGCAAGTAAGGAATACCGGTTAATGTTACCCAACAATCCGTAGGATAGATTGCCTATTGGGAAAGCCATCAGACCAGATTAACCATCCAAATCGCTGAGCACCAAATGCTACCATATAGTAAAACGTCATTCGAACTGAATCAACCTTGAACATAGATAATCCCCTTATGATGGCTGAATGCCTCACTTGCCTAACATTAAAGGTCCAACATATAATAACCGAATGTCCGACATAACAAACGTCCGAAATACCTACTTAATCACGAATACTAATGGGATCCTATATAATGGATTCATTAGACTCCCATAACAATAAGATGAAGCCACGTACTCAATATGGGCATATAGTGACCGATACCGATCTAACGATCTGCACTAGCATGTTTCCACATGAAGAATCACCGCTCCATGAACGAATTGGCGGTAATTGATCAAAATTCAGGTACGACTTCACGTGAATGCCATCCACCGATCATTCGACACGGAGCCGCCGTGTTACCTCAAATCCTGGACAACACTACGAACAAGATTAGGCGACTTCACACGAATCACATCGCTTCGACCCCCAGGACGGACAAACAGAAGAGTGGAATCATGTACTCAAGGACTGTTAACGAATCCGATGATATTTGTGGATTTCAGGGCACTGCGGACGAAGTCGATACTTCACCTACTGAAGTTCTGAACGATCAAGTCCAGATATGACATGGATCCGTCATTCCGAGATCATAATGACGACTCCGACCATTAGGCATACGAAGTGTAAGAATTGGACAACAGTGTGATCCAACAATGCAAATTAGTTGAGATCGATGCAGCGGATAATCTTCACGGCTTACTAAAGATCGACTCATACATCCGACATAAGCCATTCTACGTATAAGTCCGAATGAGAATGTATGCCATGCTATTAAAATCCGAATTAAATACGCAAGTGCAGATTAAGCGAAATGTCAATTAGTACTCACCTGAACAGACTGCAAGCTGAAAAAGGTGTCGAAAGATTACAGAAGATCAGAGGTTAGTCCAAGAGACTATTGCACAGAAATCAGTGCAGATACTCAAGGTCACGAGTAACGAAGAGATATGTACTAGATCCATGAGAATACCCTCAAGAGTCAATACGTTTCATCGTAAGAACTATTACAGAATCAGAACGAAAGAGATCAAAGTGATAAAGAATAAGCTACATAAGAAATAAGAAGTAAAATGAAAGAATAAGACTGAAATAGTAAGATCAAGGCAGTCTGACACATCCAGAAGAATGCAATTTTCGCTATCAATCCATACGACTTATATCCAGCTTCTGTATCGTTATTGTTAACATAGCCTATTGAAATATTTGTCATTGATCTCCAATATAGCTGTATTACAAGCTACATAAGATGTATCATTGATGCACGTGTGGCATTGTATAGCAAGTAAACTAACTACATTAGTCATTAGCTAGATGATTAGTTATACAAAGTTAACTGTTGGATGCATCCCAAGACATTGTTACATATGGTAGCTAATTGAATGTATTTTCATTCGATCCTATTATCCTGCGTATTATTACCATGCATTACTATATGATATATGCACTATGAATTCATATTCACTAATCTGAGCATTAACTTGATGCCATAATGACATATTACTAATTATGTATGATCGTTCATATTGTCGCTTATATGCTTTTAGAGTGATATTGTATTAAGGTTCTAATAGCCCAATTAACATGATTTTGCTGAATTAGTACCAAACATTGCTCATACACACTTAGATGTCAGAATCACGTTGCCTCATCATTATGATTCTGATGCTTCAAATGATTACTTACCTATAATATTAACTTATGCCTTGACAGTACTCGACATAATGATACTTTATCGTATCACATTTAATGATGATCAACTTTAATCACAGTATGTAGTGTTGCAACCTGAATATCCGATATGGACGATCCTAACGTGGAACATGGACTAATGTGATTCTGACGCTGATCGAATAGTGCATTACTGTTATAGATATCGACTGGAACGTAATCAAGTTCCAGAACATTTATTATCTGAGATCCATCTCCATGATGATGGTCAAGCTAATGCCGAGTCGGTATACACTGCTGAATCTGGATTCCACGACATGGGAGGTCGCGTGTGCAGATAATTGATTGTGCACTAATGTTGATGCTTAACGTAATGCGATTCGACAAGCGACCAGATACGTATAAGTCATTGTAATGAAATTGATGTCCAAACACGATTTGTACCATCTGAAATTATCACATGTTGGAGTCATTGGTGCAGACGGATagcatcatcaaccatataccGGAACATCGAATAGTACCTCAAGCTGGAGCAATCGTTTAGATCCAGTTCCGATGGAACTCTCAAGTTTAATTATGACTAAATGAAGTCAAGCGACTACACATGGTGAGAGAAGTCAAGAATTGACATAGTTAAATGAGGTTTGACGAATTATTCTGCAAACTAATCTTCCGTCAATAATAAATGACAGAAACAGGAGTATGGATGGAAATTCAGGAAGGCTGAAGATCGAAGTGGATCGACCAGAAGAGCCATAGTACGCCGGGAAGCAGAAAAGGAGAAGAACGGTGAAACGAAACAGAAAAAGTTCACAGATGACGTATCTGCAAAAATTACAAGTTAAAGCaatcttggtcggcacgtaattccgtgggttggttggcatgatgcacaatcgatgtatgtaaatcggtatacgtgttacatcaacttttcgggattggatgtcgcaaatattcactccatgaacacatcgtgttacgtaaatcccccaaccaCTTGTTGTGTTGTCTTGAGATGTTCGCGTAAATCCACGTTAGCGTTGGCCTTGCCGgcgaatatccatagttatgggatgtgggtcgagttggattttctatgaattatattctatattatagtgatcactacgtatgatgagccgcacacattgCACCTCTTGTAGGCAGGTTTGCGCATGCTAATATCTCATGGATTAGTGAAGTATCAGAATCAttactttatttttataaatctcttgaattattgttaatcttgaaggatgatcatcactatgagtagggcattgaccctctcccaaccgtatagatgatgcaggtgacgaacaGATGGAAGAACCTAAGGATCACCAACTTGAGGAAGAACGCGACGAATAAAGTAGAGGATATGAATTTAGTTTTACTTGCGTTTCTGCCATTCATGGAATTTATGTTGTGCTCCTATTTTGAGAGCCtttaataatttgattattttcttttggaataaGGAAGACAGTTAATATCATTCTTATAGCTGATTTCCGTCTAAAGTGAAATGGAATGGGATGTCGATAGGAGAAATTCTCAGGGCAAGCCCTAGGGACATTCTCACTTTAcaatattaacacctggtttcctcGAACACGAGTACAAAAAAGGTCTTAAACCCTTATTCatgttacagagagagagagagagagagagagagagagagagagagagagagagagagagagagagtggtccAAGGGCTGTCAATATCGATGACACAATTGTCCAAAATAAAAACATTTAAagagccaaaaaaaaaattaaattaaataaaatagtGGATGAAAGTTAGCTCCTATAAATTTTCATCTCCTCCCAATTGGAGAAGACCTTGTGCATTGTTTCATAATCAGCTAAAACGTCAGATATTTCCCGATGAGCAAGGTTGGCTGATATCACAATTCACAGATTTGATATTTACATGACTCGTCTTGCAATAGACTTATGGGTGTCAATCAATGTCAAAACAACATGAAATTGATCTCTTTTGATATCTAATTGAATTAGCTTTTCAACAAGCCCAAAGGCATCTAATTTAGTGAGGTATAGAAAGCATGCATGATTGTGGGAATATTATGATACTTATCATTCTTAATATTCTAttgaaatggatggctaggattagaACTAGTAGATGGTTAGGGTTATTAATATATGCAGTCTCAATAAATTCCAGTGGAgtggattttgatttttttaaggcCTCTCATTGTATGTTGCTCGAGTCACTCATAGGTGACGAAACTTGATTATCTCACGTCGAAGCTAGTTAAAGATTATCGTATTCTCAGTGTCATTTTCACCATAGTTGTGCTGGTCTGCGTCACTATCTTCCATATATGAtgctgaccatccattttatcgCCATCATCGAATTGTTGCCCGTGAAATGTGCACTCTAccaaatggatagcatggatagaTTGGAATAAAAAGTTGGATTTGATAGAATGTACAATATAGAAATCTAAGAACTCAACATACTTcactataaattgaggttctgtAGAAGATATTTGCAAATTGAGGCTCTTGCCAGGCAGAATAATGCACTGAAAAAAAGAGACAGCAACAAAGCTCTCCTCAGAATAGTACCAAATGAAAAGGCCAAAAAATGACTGCAAGATCAACTTCTCTAATGTGGATAGATGTGGTTTTTTTCCTCTCTAAATTCCAATTCATGTAACCTTTTGGTGCCTCCTTCCATGAACCAAGGTTGAAAGGATTGAAAAGGTCAGTCATTCACAGCCACTGATGAATGATTCCTTGAAATTTTAAGGATTAGTAATCCTTTTTAGAAATTGAATGGATTTGGCCCCTATatatttttcttataaaaaaGAAGTACCAGCAGCGTCTGTGCCATTTGCATAGGAGTGTTTCTGCAGCGTAGGTACTTCGGTCAGATGAAAATCAGGTTTTGGAGGTTGCTCCATTGCCCCACCAAGAAACAATCTTCCATTTGCACTTCCAAGTACAAGTTCCCGAGAGTTTTCTCACAGCTGGGGTTTTCGAACCATAGCTACCTAGGCTTCCATAGCTTCGAGCTACAAATCCTACATGATCATTGAGATCGAAACTACCTAAACAGTCAAGGAATGGCCCTGAAACGAGCAGCAGTGCTTGGTGAATTCAGGCAGTATGGTAGGTTTTAGTTGTGTATTGGGGAAGGAGAGGAACCTGTCTTctgggagagagatagagagtgagggagaggaagagggaAGGGAGATTCGAAATTCAAACCAGTATGGTAggtttgaatggcttgaagcagCTGGATCTAATGGATGAAATTTCATCCTTTTTTAGAGTCAACGATGCTAGATGTGGAGGCATGGAATCCATTCTCTTCAAGAAGTTGGttttacttgaaatttggatgcagtgATCAGATGTGGAAATGAGAGGAGCGAAATGGTTTGGGTTCTCACGCCCATATTGCCGTATCAATGAGTGCTAGATGTGGAGGCATGGAATCCATTCTCTTCAAGAAGTTGGttttacttgaaatttggatgcagtgATCAGATGTGGAAATGAGAGGAGCGAAATGGTTTGGGTTCTCACGCCCATGTTGCCGTATCAATGAGTTTGGATTGTATGGATGAATTGGACATTTTATCCACAGACAGAAACAACATTTTGAAAACCCCACGACAGATCGATCCAATCTGTTCTTAGTCAATTACATTCCACCTTAAATCAATGCAGACCCAATGTTTGGTTCTACACAAAGTTATACTTGTCATGTAGCCCAcaaaacagcaaaaaaaaaaaagagctcccAACAACGATTCATCTGAAGAAAAGCTTGATTGGAGATGCGATTTGCATCGcgtggcacatgtgtgtgagatTGATCTATTGATATGCATCACCCAGAAATCAGACGTGGACAACTATGAAAAaaccaacggtccatattcaagaTAATGTGTCCCCCATCAAGCATGGCGTCACATGATCAGGAGCCGATTTTGGTTGGATGAATGCTGAATCTCACTGATGTGTACCAAAAATGCTCTTCTCAATGACAGAACAGATGAATAAATGTGCAAGGAGACACATTCAATCCAAGGAGACACATTCAatccacaccacaaatagaaaataagagagacaAAACCTTCAACAGAAATACTCCCGGAAGAGAAATCTTTCAACCCCACATTTGGGTGGGCAGATGAATCTCACCACCCCATTCTCATTTGAGTCTCTTCTAAACCAAATTCAACTAACCTTCGGAGGCCGGATCCAACACAAATGTTTCTATGTTAAGCTTAATGTACAAATCAACATCTAAAGGCCACTTTGGTGCTTCaataacatccaaaactcaggttgatcAAAAGCTCAATTCGGCCACACAACACATGaattgggccacacaacacatgatgttagaggttttaggtatgagcccacctgagttttggaatgaacTGTTTTTTGGAGTGTCTTCCTGGTCAGATGCACCTTCTTAGATGAAACATTCAAAACACCTGTAGGCTCCATGTAAATCTGAAAGGTTTGTAATAGTTGGGTTTCCATATCCCAACTgttccctgttgtgtggcccacccaaattttGTAGAGGCCTGATTTTGACATACAGGGAGAAAAATAGGGAGCGCAAATGATTGTTTTattggatgtcattaaaatattatggtgggccacaaataggcATACATCCATTGGAGAATAAGCATACAAAGCACCTTCATCTCTTCATCAatgcctttctttctttctttttttcaaaacccAATTCAATCATACAAATAAGCTCACATGGATACAGGTAGCAAAAGCCACAGAAAACCAACAAAACAAGAGAGTCATAAACAACATTCATCAGATAAATCACACAAATATGCTGAGAGCCACGGCTCACAAGTCACATgaatgaaatccaaaccattcatcaggtgggctacacaatgTGGATGGGCCCTGTCCAAAAACCAGGCCAGTCCACTCCTAGGGTGGACCATACACAAAAGAAGCTGATGGTAAAACAAAACTGGTCTATGTCCACATCCAGTGCACATGGGCAGCCCACCAGACAACTTGGCCTGATTTTTCAAGCTGGGCCATCGACATCTTTGATTGGTCAGCAACAGATGGGGCACCGGATCAAACCGTTCTCGTTGCACTCCCCACATTTCACCATCTTCTTCTTATCCTCATCCAAGACCTTGCAGCTCCCACTGCAATCCATGCACATGACGAACCGCATCCCTCCACACCCATCGCACGATGCTGTGGCCCGCGGGATACCCTCGAGCaaaatccccaattttccctcttctTCCAGCTTCATCACCTCATCTGCACCCCCAATAAGCCTCCCTTTGACAATGGCCATAGGAACTCTAACCTCCTTCTGCCCCATCAACACCCTCAGCTCCTCCCGAAACCCTGAATCCATTGAGATGTCCCGCTCAATTGTCCGGACACCGTAGGATTCAATCACTGACCGGACAGCATTGCAGTCCTCGAACGTCTTCCTGATCCCCCTCAATGTCGTCGTGTAAAGTACAACTGCATTCTCACCACCCGGCGGGCACCTCTTCTGGAACAATTCAAGCATTGTCTTTGATTCTCTTGACTTTCGGCTCTTGGGTATTGGAGACAACATCTTCTTGATCTGTTCTCCCTCCTCTGACAGCTCTCTTTCCATGGACTCGAGAAGATCCGGATCAAACAATGGGCTGAAGCTCCGCCTCGACATCGAGAACCCCGAATCGCTCCTCTGGATTTTAAGATCGGCCGGAGCATTCTTCAACCAAAATTCTGATCTTGGCGCAGCCGGTTTTGAATTCTCCAAAGAACTAAAAGGCCTCAACACCTGTTTTTCATTAAAATCCAACCGCCCACCGCTGCCAGGCCCGCACTCTCGTCTCCTATCATTCTCCTTCCCCTCAAATTTCTTCTGCCTTTTTGGGGATCGGGTCTGCTTTCTTCCATCGAACTCTGCAACAGTATGCATAAAAACATGGCTTTTAAGCACCGTCTTCGCTGGTGGGGAGATGGGTATTTTGGGGATTTCGTCTTCGAGGTCCTTCATCAGCTCCCAGGTATTGATGATCTCTGGTTCTTGTTCTGGAACCTTCTTCTGG
Protein-coding regions in this window:
- the LOC131235401 gene encoding uncharacterized protein At3g28850, whose amino-acid sequence is MGCVSSKLARTDLKQEILFSKGDYSSHIVSLTSSTYGALQLDATGPNKEPKKSPPHLTQKKVPEQEPEIINTWELMKDLEDEIPKIPISPPAKTVLKSHVFMHTVAEFDGRKQTRSPKRQKKFEGKENDRRRECGPGSGGRLDFNEKQVLRPFSSLENSKPAAPRSEFWLKNAPADLKIQRSDSGFSMSRRSFSPLFDPDLLESMERELSEEGEQIKKMLSPIPKSRKSRESKTMLELFQKRCPPGGENAVVLYTTTLRGIRKTFEDCNAVRSVIESYGVRTIERDISMDSGFREELRVLMGQKEVRVPMAIVKGRLIGGADEVMKLEEEGKLGILLEGIPRATASCDGCGGMRFVMCMDCSGSCKVLDEDKKKMVKCGECNENGLIRCPICC